A single Cottoperca gobio chromosome 5, fCotGob3.1, whole genome shotgun sequence DNA region contains:
- the tmem88bl gene encoding transmembrane protein 88B — protein MCGVDVDLEDGGPGEEEKEEEFWIGEGVKMLPPPVAHTEGSAWGSRRGRCGCVACGAALVLWDLCVVLVSALLLAVVFSVVLLPAMLLLYAGFLCHSRVLDAPSAICRYLDDNSCSALIILGFVMMSPLVVVAAAVFCGLLRRFRLLLLIQPITRAWYRGRLLDWAGSIHAWV, from the exons ATGTGTGGTGTGGACGTGGACTTGGAGGATGGGGGtccaggggaggaggagaaagaggaggagttCTGGATCGGGGAGGGAGTGAAGATGTTGCCCCCTCCCGTGGCCCACACCGAGGGGAGTGCATGGGGAAGCCGCAGGGGCAGATGTGGCTGCGTGGCCTGCGGGGCAGCTCTCGTCCTCTGGGACCTGTGTGTCGTCTTAGTCAGCGCTCTGCTCCTGGCTGTGGTCTTCTCTGTGGTGCTGCTGCCTGCAATGCTGCTGCTGTACGCCGGTTTCCTCTGCCACTCCAGG GTCCTTGACGCCCCCTCTGCTATATGCCGTTACCTTGACGACAACAGCTGCTCCGCCCTCATCATCCTGGGTTTTGTGATGATGTCGCCGCTCGTGGTGGTTGCGGCGGCGGTCTTCTGCGGGCTGCTCCGAAGGTTTCGACTCTTGCTTCTCATTCAGCCAATCACACGCGCCTGGTACAGAGGGCGGCTGTTGGACTGGGCGGGCAGCATCCACGCCTGGGTCTGA